attgtggatttaccagatagagtctctgaataaaactacatttagtggctggattgtaaacaacctggacgggatagaaatgcctggaaaacctccgtagatcagctaaagggtaaaagatccatcacatttaccccacagagctacacaccaccgctcctgaaaCACTGCTGATGGTGGAAGTGATGGCGCTTGCTAGCAGTGTTGAGGGTTAAAGCTCTCttagtctactggagatgaatgcatggttgagtttctcttggtcttatCAGGAGCCTAAACTTTCGTCCAGATGTGCAGTCGTATTTAAAAAGTCTACAGAAGTCAGTTCAACAAGCTTATTCTTCATAGACAGGCTGCAAACTTTAAGCCCTAAAGACCAGAACAGAGAGTAAAGAGAAAAACCCGACGGCATCCTCACCTTCACTGCACCGTCCCGCTCCTCAAAGTGAATGAAGGCGTAGTCTTTGAGCTTCTTAACTCGTTCCAGTTTTCCAAACTGGCTGAAGGACTTCTCCAGGATTTCCTCTGTAACACCGTTAGCAAGGTTCCttacaaataaaactttgaCCTGAAACACAGAGAGGAGGCCAGCTCGTCTTCCCTGATCATCTTCATCACGTGAAGTCATCGTCTCTTTGTTTTGTGAATCTCACCTTGGCCATAACTTCCGGGTCGGGGTCCTCGATGGGGTCGGCCCACTCCACCGTCACCAGGTTTCCCCAGACCTTCACCTTCCCGCTCATCAGCCGCCGGCGTGCCTGAGCAGCTGTTTTGTGATCTTCATACTCCAGGAAGCAGAAGCCccggttcttcttcttgtcaTCGGGTTGATGGTACAGTATAACATCACTGAGGCCCTCTGATGAGAAAACACGGCGGGTCAGACGAGCGGAGTAACCGGCTTACTGAAGCAGAACAGACTCGGTTTACCTGTGACCTTAGAAAACTCCTCAACGATCTGCTCCTTCGTCTTACTCTTAGGAATGGAGCCAACAAATAGCCTGTTGTTGGCAACAGATATACAAACACCGATGTGCTTGCCTGGCCGAATCTCATGATTGTTATACtggaaaaaacatatttcaagATGATGAGCTGACGAACGCTGACCTCGCGGCGCATTTACGGCTCCTTCCTGACAGAACTCACCAGCTTCACCGCCTCCTGGGCCGCTTCTTTAGTGCAGAACGTGATGAAGGCGTAGCCCCGGTTCAGGCTGCTCAGGGGGTCCATCATTAGCCGCAAGTCCCAGATAGACCCAGCCTTCTCAAAGAGAGGAACCAGCTCATCTTCAAACAGGTCGCGAGGAATCTTCCCAACAAATATCTACAGGAAACAGCAGGAAAGCTCTCTGTAGTGGCAGCAGCTTCAGGCAGTAAATCAGAACGCTGTGTTTTACCCTCCTTTACATCactaactagaagcactcagaccAGACCGCCACCAAGCATTAGCCTCTTTTTGACAATGACTGTGGGCATTACTGAGTTAGAACCTTATGGCAAAATAATCCCTTCTACCTCTCAGCAGTAAAGAATGCTTTATAAAATTCCTGAATGCAGGCGGTGATCCGGATCATAGCCTGCATTTAATCACTTCTTCCTAATTCCATTttggagatttcctgaaaatttcatctaaatccgtccataactttttatgtcgctaacagacagaaagaccaactttttaaaatccaGTGAGCAGAAACATTTAAGCCTTTAAATGCCTGCTCATGCtggacgcagaagacggacacgGAGACGACAATGAGAGCTGTCGGTGGGGGAAGGAGTAAATACGCTGGTgcttcttcctgctcctttttGAGCATGTTGGGTAAAATGACTGCTTTGATAACAAATTTAGGTGTTTGtgtaaataatttagttttgcTTTGATAGTTTGAGTGTATTTGGTATTTTTCCATGTTCTTCATTTGCAATAAAAGAGAACTTTCTAGATTTTATTGGTGAAGTTTTGTACCCAGTGGAAGGAGTCGTCGAGGAGCGGTACCAGAGAGAGAGGATGCCTGGAGATTTGTGGAGGATGGACAGGAGTTCCTTACACGCCGCTTTATTCCACTCATGTTTCTTATTATTGGCTTTGTCTCAGATTGCTTCGATGCTGCTTTATTTAGtacttttcctcattttttccagtcttatatttattatttttccctattttaaaatgaacattttctctAGAAACATGTTTCTTTCTAACAAATCAAATCTTTATATTTGTAGAGATTCTTCTGATTGAGGGCCAGTTCGCCCTGGagggttggggggggggagggTTGGGGGACACGGCagctaaaataatttttaaataaataactggaaCTTGGACACTCGATGCTCTCGGGAAACAAAACTGttgtaaaataatgtaaatacgTCCAAATTCTGTAAACTAAATTTTTATTCATGCAACTTTAACTTTTGTTCTATTGCAGTTTTAAGCATTTATatcaaataatgtaaaaaacttGCCAGATCTTTAAAGTCACAGTCGTCCTGAAAACGGGGAAATTATTGACACATTTATAGAAAACAAAGCCTTCCCGTCACAATTACAGcacctaaagggttaaaacGTGAgctctgcctgcctgtctgacatgtttacaaCAACATGGCAACCCATACCTCCGTTCCAACGGTCGGCTGGGGGCCTGAGTACACAGACTCAGGTGGGGGTCCGCCATACTTTCGCTGACCTGTTGTTACGTCGAGGGTGTAGCTGGTTCTGTCCAGGAGTTCTTTGATTTTAGTCTCATCAGGTCCTTTACTGACGGGTGAAACTTTAGTcccttgtttttctctttgcctGTAAGTCTTCATAACTCCACAGAGAAAGGCACTTTTGTTCTAGAAAGGACAAAAACACGTCAGAAGTTTCTTAGAAATATTTAGGCGTCAGCCGCTCCGGTGAGGAAACTTACTTGTACGTGTGATAGGTCGCTCTCTTTGAACTGGACCAGAACTTGCAGCGCTCCCTCCTCATTGAATTCTTTCAGCGCTTCGATGGCTCTTTCATCGAGGTCACTATGTGCTACCAGGCCTACGCAGAAAGTACAAAACATATTCTCAGTATGATGCTCAAAGGCTAAAGCAGCCATAGAGAGATGATCCGGgggtatttatatatttttattcaatgGAGAGGCCTTATACCCTCTCAGTAGATGCCCTGGGGTCCCGTATTGCCAGAATCAACAAACCAACCCAGTAGAGACGTTGCTCCATATCGGGGCTTCTTAATTTTGTCCAATatgggctgcaatccagcaggttttccatgtatccctgctccagcacacctgactcggatgaatgagtcattgtgcagaacttgacaggctgttagatccatttaattgaATCAAGTGTGCTGATGCAAGAATACACGTTTCACCATGTTTGACCAAATTACGGTCAAAAGCCATAAATATATCCAACAAGCCATTAAAGACGTGGCTTTAGCGTAGACAACGGGTTTTACTGTttgttaaattgtgtttttgatATAATCTTTATGAACTTTGTATTGTTatatgaagcactttgtgatttctgtatgtgtgaaggctgctaaataaatttattatggaaaataaattaaaatctaaaaaggaCAACCTCAATCAGTCTAATCACACTGCATGTCCCGAAGCCAAATGTGCAGTAAAACTGAACGtcataacaacaaaaaactttttaagaCTGAGAAGTACTGAAACAGCATGTTCGATGAGGATAAATTTGGTTGTTGAAAGTATCAGATTGCTCAGAGATGCAGGTGCATggatgtcaaactctggtccttcaatcagatgtgttggagcaggaaagcCACAGGAGAGTCCCTGCAGGACCAGCGTTTGAAATCCTTGCATATGTAACTACGTGCAGCCCTCCTGGCCCTTGATGTTTACAACCCTTTGGGGGGAACAATCATCTCTCAAGCACAAATAAATCTGATCTCAGACCTTGAATAGTAGCAGAATCATAAGCAGACAACTGAACGTAGGCTTACCTGCTACATAAAGTTCATCCAGCTTCTCAGCGACTTGCTGGGGTAAACCAGCCTCCAATAAAGCCTGGAAATGTTCTGAGTGGGTCACCGCTGCTGTAGTGTCCATTGGCTCCTCCGTACCATTCCCGTTTACATGATCCGTGGCCATGTCTCCAGACATCTGGAAAGGCGACACCGTGGCTGAATTACCAATGACACCAACATAGCTTCAGGAGGAACTCAGACAACATCACATCTGGGGTTTGGCGCCATGGTTTGAGACTGGACAGGATTTGGGGCGTCATCTGCATGGCTCCTGTGAGCTGCGAGTAATTCCGAAACTGAAACAACACCGACACCCTCCAAAACGCAAACCTGCCACCATgttaataacacacacacacacagtgtccGGCGAAGACCTACAGCTTTATAACACATGTACCACGCCTCGGCCAACTTAGTGCTTCGCCTTTGCAAGCTCGTGCGAACCATAGGCCCCACTATTCACCGCACGCATGTAGGTGAAAACTGAATTAGGTGAACGTTAGCTTACCTCTCTGGTTTAAGCACATTTTGATAACAGTGGTTTCTCTATAACATCTACACATGATCATAACATACTGCGACCGATCTGCAAGGTATTGCTTAAAATGGGTCCGTTTTTTCCTTCAAAATACCGGCTAGCTAGCCATGTAAACTAGCTACATTGCTAGCTGTGGCCGGTCGTACAACAAATGCAACATTAACGTGCACAGAGTGCCAAGTAAGATATAcatagttttagaaaaaaatgtatttccgTGTTACGTACCATGCGGATTTAAATTTGGGTGCACGATGCTGATCCGCCGTATTAATGTTACTCTGAAATAACGAAAATATTAACGCCAGCGCTTTTTCCAGATTGGTTTCTTTGCACCCGGTGACACAAAATGGCAGCTACGTAACGTCGCGAGCGCTGCGTCTTCCCTTTGGATAAAAGGGGTTTCTTAAACTGCTCTTCACGGGCTTCTCCGGTTTCATTTATCCGGGTGACCAGAGGCTCTGATTGACAGGCGcagacttttctttctttctttctttctttctttctttctttctttctttctttctttctttctttctttctctttctttctttctttctttctttctttctttctttctttctttctttctttctttctttctttctttctttctttcgtaaagaaaacagaaaataagcagTTACACAATTAAGCTGAATACACATGAACCCACTGACTGTCAGAATCTATCCACGTGTATGTAAAGTTAACATCTTCAAaagaattttattaatttgtatcAAGAGCTGTTTGCCTTTGGACTAAAAGAAGGCGGGTTTTCTTGCTAACATGactgtatatttaaaaagattaaactgcTCAAT
The sequence above is drawn from the Melanotaenia boesemani isolate fMelBoe1 chromosome 22, fMelBoe1.pri, whole genome shotgun sequence genome and encodes:
- the LOC121634099 gene encoding heterogeneous nuclear ribonucleoprotein Q isoform X1, whose protein sequence is MMSGDMATDHVNGNGTEEPMDTTAAVTHSEHFQALLEAGLPQQVAEKLDELYVAGLVAHSDLDERAIEALKEFNEEGALQVLVQFKESDLSHVQNKSAFLCGVMKTYRQREKQGTKVSPVSKGPDETKIKELLDRTSYTLDVTTGQRKYGGPPPESVYSGPQPTVGTEIFVGKIPRDLFEDELVPLFEKAGSIWDLRLMMDPLSSLNRGYAFITFCTKEAAQEAVKLYNNHEIRPGKHIGVCISVANNRLFVGSIPKSKTKEQIVEEFSKVTEGLSDVILYHQPDDKKKNRGFCFLEYEDHKTAAQARRRLMSGKVKVWGNLVTVEWADPIEDPDPEVMAKVKVLFVRNLANGVTEEILEKSFSQFGKLERVKKLKDYAFIHFEERDGAVKALEEMNGKELEGEPIEIVFAKPPDQKRKERKAQRQAAKTQMYDDYYYYPPPPHMPPPVRGRGRGGSRGGYAYTPDYYGYDDYYDYYGYDYHNYRGGYDDPYYGYDDFQAPGRGRGGSRGARGGASPARGRGVAGAPRGRANFSQRGGPGPGRGGRGARGGLQPRGRGGVRGARGGRGGNVGGKRKADGYNQPDSKRRQTNNQNWGSQPIAQQPLQGGDHSGNYSGYKSDNQEFYQDSFGQQWK
- the LOC121634099 gene encoding heterogeneous nuclear ribonucleoprotein Q isoform X3; the encoded protein is MMSGDMATDHVNGNGTEEPMDTTAAVTHSEHFQALLEAGLPQQVAEKLDELYVAGLVAHSDLDERAIEALKEFNEEGALQVLVQFKESDLSHVQNKSAFLCGVMKTYRQREKQGTKVSPVSKGPDETKIKELLDRTSYTLDVTTGQRKYGGPPPESVYSGPQPTVGTEIFVGKIPRDLFEDELVPLFEKAGSIWDLRLMMDPLSSLNRGYAFITFCTKEAAQEAVKLYNNHEIRPGKHIGVCISVANNRLFVGSIPKSKTKEQIVEEFSKVTEGLSDVILYHQPDDKKKNRGFCFLEYEDHKTAAQARRRLMSGKVKVWGNLVTVEWADPIEDPDPEVMAKVKVLFVRNLANGVTEEILEKSFSQFGKLERVKKLKDYAFIHFEERDGAVKALEEMNGKELEGEPIEIVFAKPPDQKRKERKAQRQAAKTQMYDDYYYYPPPPHMPPPVRGRGRGGSRGGYAYTPDYYGYDDYYDYYGYDYHNYRGGYDDPYYGYDDFQAPGRGRGGSRGARGGASPARGRGVAGAPRGRANFSQRGGPGPGRGGRGARGGLQPRGRGGVRGARGGRGGNVGGKRKADGYNQPDSKRRQTNNQNWGSQPIAQQPLQGGDHSGERGRGRS
- the LOC121634099 gene encoding heterogeneous nuclear ribonucleoprotein Q isoform X2 → MMSGDMATDHVNGNGTEEPMDTTAAVTHSEHFQALLEAGLPQQVAEKLDELYVAGLVAHSDLDERAIEALKEFNEEGALQVLVQFKESDLSHVQNKSAFLCGVMKTYRQREKQGTKVSPVSKGPDETKIKELLDRTSYTLDVTTGQRKYGGPPPESVYSGPQPTVGTEIFVGKIPRDLFEDELVPLFEKAGSIWDLRLMMDPLSSLNRGYAFITFCTKEAAQEAVKLYNNHEIRPGKHIGVCISVANNRLFVGSIPKSKTKEQIVEEFSKVTEGLSDVILYHQPDDKKKNRGFCFLEYEDHKTAAQARRRLMSGKVKVWGNLVTVEWADPIEDPDPEVMAKVKVLFVRNLANGVTEEILEKSFSQFGKLERVKKLKDYAFIHFEERDGAVKALEEMNGKELEGEPIEIVFAKPPDQKRKERKAQRQAAKTQMYDDYYYYPPPPHMPPPVRGRGRGGSRGGYAYTPDYYGYDDYYDYYGYDYHNYRGGYDDPYYGYDDFQAPGRGRGGSRGARGGASPARGRGVAGAPRGRANFSQRGGPGPGRGGRGARGGLQPRGRGGVRGARGGRGGNVGGKRKADGYNQPDSKRRQTNNQNWGSQPIAQQPLQGGDHSAGERGRGRS
- the LOC121634099 gene encoding heterogeneous nuclear ribonucleoprotein Q isoform X5 — protein: MMSGDMATDHVNGNGTEEPMDTTAAVTHSEHFQALLEAGLPQQVAEKLDELYVAGLVAHSDLDERAIEALKEFNEEGALQVLVQFKESDLSHVQNKSAFLCGVMKTYRQREKQGTKVSPVSKGPDETKIKELLDRTSYTLDVTTGQRKYGGPPPESVYSGPQPTVGTEIFVGKIPRDLFEDELVPLFEKAGSIWDLRLMMDPLSSLNRGYAFITFCTKEAAQEAVKLYNNHEIRPGKHIGVCISVANNRLFVGSIPKSKTKEQIVEEFSKVTEGLSDVILYHQPDDKKKNRGFCFLEYEDHKTAAQARRRLMSGKVKVWGNLVTVEWADPIEDPDPEVMAKVKVLFVRNLANGVTEEILEKSFSQFGKLERVKKLKDYAFIHFEERDGAVKALEEMNGKELEGEPIEIVFAKPPDQKRKERKAQRQAAKTQMYDDYYYYPPPPHMPPPVRGRGRGGSRGGYAYTPDYYGYDDYYDYYGYDYHNYRGGYDDPYYGYDDFQAPGRGRGGSRGARGGASPARGRGVAGAPRGRANFSQRGGPGPGRGGRGARGGLQPRGRGGGKGVEAGPDALL
- the LOC121634099 gene encoding heterogeneous nuclear ribonucleoprotein Q isoform X4, translating into MMSGDMATDHVNGNGTEEPMDTTAAVTHSEHFQALLEAGLPQQVAEKLDELYVAGLVAHSDLDERAIEALKEFNEEGALQVLVQFKESDLSHVQNKSAFLCGVMKTYRQREKQGTKVSPVSKGPDETKIKELLDRTSYTLDVTTGQRKYGGPPPESVYSGPQPTVGTEIFVGKIPRDLFEDELVPLFEKAGSIWDLRLMMDPLSSLNRGYAFITFCTKEAAQEAVKLYNNHEIRPGKHIGVCISVANNRLFVGSIPKSKTKEQIVEEFSKVTEGLSDVILYHQPDDKKKNRGFCFLEYEDHKTAAQARRRLMSGKVKVWGNLVTVEWADPIEDPDPEVMAKVKVLFVRNLANGVTEEILEKSFSQFGKLERVKKLKDYAFIHFEERDGAVKALEEMNGKELEGEPIEIVFAKPPDQKRKERKAQRQAAKTQMYDDYYYYPPPPHMPPPVRGRGRGGSRGGYAYTPDYYGYDDYYDYYGYDYHNYRGGYDDPYYGYDDFQAPGRGRGGSRGARGGASPARGRGVAGAPRGRANFSQRGGPGPGRGGRGARGGLQPRGRGGQGKGVEAGPDALL